In the Glycine max cultivar Williams 82 chromosome 19, Glycine_max_v4.0, whole genome shotgun sequence genome, CATTGGATGAATTAAACAGGTTAACAGGAAACTTTGGTACAAAGGCTTTTATTGGCGAAGGTTCTTATGGACGAGTTTACTATGCAAAATTGAGTGATGGTACTGATGCTGCAATTAAGAAGCTGGATACCAGTTCTTCCGCAGAACCTGACTCAGATTTTGCGGCTCAGGTAAGATTTTGATTTGCGATTGTAAAACCATTGAAGCAATACTGTGTTTCATCATTCATGATATTGTTGCACGTGTCACTATGGATCATGCAGTTATCGATTGTTTCAAGACTGAAGCATGACAATTTTGTGGAGTTGATTGGATATTGTCTAGAGGCAGATAACAGACTTTTGGTTTATCAATATGCAAGTCTTGGTTCTTTGCATGATGTGTTACATGGTAGGTCCAACATTGTCCCTATTCAGTTGAGGAAATAGTGCTGGTTCTTTGTTTGAACACTAGTTTTTTGCTTTTGTCAGGAAGGAAGGGTGTACAAGGGGCTGAACCTGGTCCAGTATTAAGTTGGAGCCAGAGAGCAAAAATTGCATTTGGTGCAGCTAAAGGTCTAGAGTTTCTTCACGAAAAGGTTCAGCCTTCTATTGTTCATCGCGATGTTAGATCTAGCAATGTCTTACTGTTCAACGACTATGAGGCCAAGATAGCTGATTTCAGCTTAACAAATCAGTCTTCTGACACAGCCGCCAGGCTACATTCAACAAGAGTCTTGGGAACATTTGGCTATCATGCCCCAGAGTATGTCCTTAAAGAAACATTCCTCAGTTTAATTTGAGATACAATTAATGTCAACTCtgcttgattgaaaaaaaaacttgagttgAATCGGTTGTTATATAATGTTGGGAAATCAATAgtcttacaaataaaattacttacaCCCAAAAAAGATTGTAAGAACACAATAAAGATTACATTGCAGAAAAATAATagcaaacacaagaatttaatgCGGTTTCACACCTCTTGCCTACATCCACGTCAtcgtttcaaaaaatatttcactatcacaaaaatgattacaagattgtaactcACTCCAAATAatgtatcactctacaaacccGAGTATCTCACTCAATGGTTagaagaaatgataacactctcacacaaagatatttctctctcaacaaagtgactttattttacaatctctcttctcacactCTCTCTTCATGTATTGTGTTTCTTTACTAATTCTCTTCTATATTTACAGTGAACATTaccaccaactataataaataagttcttcCATGAATCAGttgttatataatttatagCTTATACTGTTTTTCATTAACATGGAGCAGGCTTAATAACTGTCATATGACTAATAATAGCCATAACCttatatgaaaattgaaaaatatttgtacGTAGACATAACATGAATAAGCATATCTTCaggtattagaaataatttcatgttAGAAATAACCACTATCTATCCTATGTAAACACTATCCATTGAGCGTcagaaataatttcatgttaatgcaacttttgattttgttttaaaaatgactACTTTCATCTTCAGGTATGCCATGACAGGGCAGATAACCCAGAAAAGTGATGTTTACAGTTTTGGGGTTGTGCTTTTAGAACTCTTGACAGGAAGAAAGCCAGTAGATCACACAATGCCCAAAGGACAACAAAGTCTTGTAACTTGGGTATGTGTTTGATGaccttaatagttttttttttctaaagtatATTTGACCTTAATTGGTTTACTTTTCCATTATAGTCTACTATTTTGATAATtggttatttttaactatttcagGCAACTCCAAGGCTTAGTGAGGACAAagtgaaacaatgtgtggaTCCTAAGCTAAACAATGACTATCCTCCAAAGGCTATTGCTAAGGTTTGTTCCTTTATTCTTCTTTCACTACAGTTGGACTATGTAATATACAATATACTTTTGAGGCTAGTGACTGATTATTTGACGTGGATATACGTAGTTGGGTGCTGTGGCAGCACTTTGTGTTCAGTATGAAGCTGACTTCAGACCAAACATGACCATTGTTGTCAAAGCTCTCCAGCCACTTCTCAATGCAAAACCAGCTGGTCCCGACTCTCATGCTTGACATTGTGATCTCATTTAATCATGAGGATTATTAGATTTTTGTGCAATTTGTAACACAATGATGGAAGTTGATTTGGTTTCATTGTCGTATAGATTGTATTATGCTATGCCAAAGATGATTTGGTTTGCTTGCTCTCCTTTTTAGTTGGAAACATATGTTTGTACACGTAAGGAATGAATGATGGAGACCAAAATTTGGCCTATGAGAATCAAaggtaagaaaaagaaaattcaaaaaccTTATGTTAGTTGAAGAATTCTTTCATCCTTTTTATGCTAGTAATTGACTACTGACTGCTGCTATggtataaatacttattttaaactcTATTGTATTGCCTATCCCATAATTTAGtacttgttaattttatatgatttttgaataactatttatttaataggGTTAATTGCAAATTTGGTTCCTTGTTTATCTCAACTCATGAATTTGGTCCCTTGTAATTTAATTCACCAATTgagtctctcattttttttaatccaataaATTTAGTCTCCGACTTCGAATTTGGACGTTGacagttgatttttttatgttgaccgtcatgtgttgtgtttttattgaatgttgATTAGGTGCACGAAATTTAGTCTCCAATAAGAGTACGGCATGTGGTGgtcaatgtaaaaaattaactGTCAACGTCTAAATTCGGAGTTGGGGACTAAAATTATCCGATTGCAAAAAAATAGGAGACTCAAttagtgaattaaattatatggggaccaaatttgaaaattgagacAAATAGGGGGCTAAATTTGCAATTAAGCCtatttaatattgttatttagTATCAATGTGGTTTCACCAActgtatataaaatttatgtgacagtaacaaaagaaaatggaaatcatgataaaaaagtgaaagaacTAAATCTAAAAAAGAAATCATTCTCACTATAATAAATCGTACACAATTCAATTAACATGATGTGACATGGTTTGTAAATAATCTTATTCTTTAAACATGTGATTAtgagttcaatttttaaattgtgtATAGAAAAACATGTGTTGGAAGAGGTCGTTAACCAATTAATAAGTTCACCAAATTGCACAAGTAATACATACAAGGTAAGATTGAGTGTCGTATTCACAGGGACTCGCGTAATACtagaaaaaataacaatgttCACTAACTATGACTTTCAGAAACaatgtttataatttgattGCAATGATGtgaataacaataaattaaacaaacataAAGTTCAAGAGCAAAAGAACAATAAACTCTTTTTgggtaaattttataaacacTTGGAGTGCGATAAAATGAAGTAAAAtaacaagaataaaataattgggGTTAATTTCACTAAATCACCTCTTCATTCAAACAAAGGCCACTCATATAGTTCAAAGCtcaattattatcatcaattCACTAAAATACTAAAACTGCGATCCCTcggatgaaaaaaatttaaaccccTTGACCAAACTATCAATCCGTGGACTAATCTAACCAAGTGACTTGTTTTGAGAACAAGAGTTAAAAGATGACTAACAAGCCTTTCTCTATCCCTAGACACAAAACCCATTAGATGTTCCTCTCCATATCTAAGTTCAAAAGCATTTTCCAATGACAATTCAAACCACAACATCAAGCCaagggtgatcaagccacaataAGCATTAATGCATAGAAGAGAATATTTAATAATGAACAATAAACATAGATTAATAATCAAAATGTAAACATAAGGATAGGTTCAATTACATCAACCCCCAAAATGACTAAATCTAACTACATAGCTACATAACCACAAGAAGAAAATAGATGATGAAAAATGGTAGGGAGGCCATGGAGAGTAAGGGAGAGAGAGCTTCCCAGCCTTCCCCTCAACCCTAAACAACTCCCCAACCAAATCTGCCTTAAATTTGCAACCTTGTAGCTTAAATAGGGCTAAGCAAATTGCACCGTTGTTTTTGTATAATGGTTTGCATGCTAAGCTCAGCTTTCACACTAAGTGCGCATACAAAAATAACACTTGTCTAAGTGACCGTGTGCTAAGCCTGCATGCAAAATAAAACTGTTGTAAATGACTGTGTGTTGAGTCTAATTACTTTGCAGGAGAAAAAATTTGCTTAGCTTGAAGTATGCACTAAGCCTAACATGTCTAACCCTTGTAGCATGAAAAATTTCCTTTGAAAGAGTCTTAAATTGGGTCTCAACACCAtctgtcttcttttttcatttatttctacaccaaaatgaactaaaattagatgaaaaatcaaatattgaaactattttaaagttattctagtttattcaaaacttaattataaataagacCAAACATGCTTAGATATATTgaaatattaagataattacCTACAAAATGGTCATTAAAATAAAGTTCTTAAGACAATTATGAGAGGTCAACCcttaaatgaaaatatcaatATCTTAGGAGATTAATCTTTAAGTTTATGCCAAGAGATGTCATGGTTCAACCAAAAAAATCCTACACAATTCATGAAAGGCAATTGGCTAAAGGAGATTgttaggattttattttatgttagattcaacTTATAGACCAAGTGTAACTCAATCATGATGTAATAACTGAATTATCGTCCAAGTCGTCTCCCAAAGGAATAAAGGAGAGAtgtcatgtaattatttaactaagaactaggttttttgtatttttgttttgtgattttcacaaaataaattgcataaaaaactacaataaaaattaaatgacaataaaataattaagtaaagatatAAGTACTAGACTTAGATGGTGACGTCGatcttgatgaatgaatgtCTAAGTTTAAACTTGGAATTCGCTCGATCCATTGTAACTTCACAATTCTTTACTCATTTTTCTTGCTCATAGTCAGTTCACTAATGTATTCTACCCCAACTCTTGCATGTTCGTAGATTCTAAACTACTTGCCTGATACCCAATCCCTTGGACATACCAACACAATTAATCATTATTAATGGTTGAGAATTAGCGAGACTTAACCAAGATTATTATATCCCTAGAGATAATCTCAATTAAGTACTTGATTCATGTTTGAGTTTCAACAAGGCTCAATTATAGAATTGTAACTAGGTTTAATTAAGGAGACAATCAcaagaaattataaacaaataatatatctaattaattcaaataattatcttcttcttcaactgatttatccttgaaaaatatcTTACTCTTGACTTTCCTAGCTGTTATCTTCAATTTCCGTAATTTCTTCTTCCATAACTTTCTGCTTATTTTGAACCTCTAGAGCTCTATCAGAATGACTTATTTTTActgaaaaactattaaaaaattcattaaaaataactaaaacataaaattctaccaagacaaagtaaaaactgaatttaaaGCTAATTTGATTGAAAACAAGATCTAAAGTTATCTAAAAGATCAAATAAAcgtcataaaatatatataaaaatctaGTAAATTTGACGTTTATTATAGATGTTCCTacaaaatgaatataattgGTCTCGTGCTGGTATTTGTGCTTCAAAAATGCTTGTATTTATGCCAAAAGTTAATGAAACACAATTTAGAGAACTTAATGAACAATACTTGTATTTATGCTTCGGAAATGCTTTTGTAGTCttagtttctttaaaaaattctaaGCCTAATTTTGTACATCGGTTTGTTAAGATGCTTAAGATTGTGACCTTACCCTTAAACCAAGTCTTTGTGATTGGTTAAAGAATACTTAAGGTGTTTCCTTGAAGAGATATGTTAAACTACTTAGGTTGAAAAGCCATaagtgattttgaaaataatatttatatcttgTGATGATATAATGGAACTTGGTGATTAATCAAGAACTTGACATATTCTCAATGATAAAGACAAATTAGcatcaaaatttaattgttctcttttattttttttttttttttgctttttgttatttaaccttatgtttcaaaatatgttgttgtcttgtttttgaaaattttataacaaaattctATTGCATCTGTTCTTGttgaaaatcattttagtaTATCGTCTGTCAATTAGATGAAAATTGCatcttttaaaatgatttgcaattttttttctaacacaATCCAACCCTCCTTGTGTTTTGTGTGTCTTATAGTAGTAGATTTCCAAACTTTAGAATTCAAGCCAAAGgatatttccttttatttttatcttcgaTTTTGAAGCCATCGGAAATTAATTCAAGTAACAAAAATAGGTCAAAGATTATATGGTGAAGTTTtaatataacaagaaaaaaatttaataaacttaaaagaaatgtttttttttttttgcaatacaTCCTCTTGTTCTAATATTTTTAGCCTCTGCaggtagataaaaaaattaggagGTGACAGAGAGATGAAAATTATGTAATTTGCTTAAGATtgaattagaaataattttaaaatttacggGACCTTCTATCCTATATCCGCTTAtct is a window encoding:
- the LOC100812507 gene encoding probable protein kinase At2g41970 isoform X1 yields the protein MLCCGGAEEESSGPPANQYPTAPPRGGSTYGGGNDRGEPRGNVAKSGAPQKVLPIEIPSMPLDELNRLTGNFGTKAFIGEGSYGRVYYAKLSDGTDAAIKKLDTSSSAEPDSDFAAQLSIVSRLKHDNFVELIGYCLEADNRLLVYQYASLGSLHDVLHGRKGVQGAEPGPVLSWSQRAKIAFGAAKGLEFLHEKVQPSIVHRDVRSSNVLLFNDYEAKIADFSLTNQSSDTAARLHSTRVLGTFGYHAPEYAMTGQITQKSDVYSFGVVLLELLTGRKPVDHTMPKGQQSLVTWATPRLSEDKVKQCVDPKLNNDYPPKAIAKLGAVAALCVQYEADFRPNMTIVVKALQPLLNAKPAGPDSHA
- the LOC100812507 gene encoding probable protein kinase At2g41970 isoform X2 — translated: MVLMLQLRSWIPVLPQNLTQILRLRLKHDNFVELIGYCLEADNRLLVYQYASLGSLHDVLHGRKGVQGAEPGPVLSWSQRAKIAFGAAKGLEFLHEKVQPSIVHRDVRSSNVLLFNDYEAKIADFSLTNQSSDTAARLHSTRVLGTFGYHAPEYAMTGQITQKSDVYSFGVVLLELLTGRKPVDHTMPKGQQSLVTWATPRLSEDKVKQCVDPKLNNDYPPKAIAKLGAVAALCVQYEADFRPNMTIVVKALQPLLNAKPAGPDSHA